One Misgurnus anguillicaudatus chromosome 19, ASM2758022v2, whole genome shotgun sequence genomic region harbors:
- the LOC141351270 gene encoding uncharacterized protein gives MLMLVKEELEKMTDPQPCRIKQEDTEEQIDMMEVKEESQAEVDEKHQIVKINHNVSQKETLKTEDIKCENSFSEDERPADHKRTHSEKKPFTCKQCGKSFRRRDHLKAHMMIHTENKTHVCHHCGKSFTTAGELKIHMRIHTGEKPYTCHQCGKSFTSQSSLNRHRKTHSGQKPHACQHCDKSFPDTSKLKIHIRVHTGEKPFTCHLCGKSFIKKCYLNVHLSSHTGEKPYVCQHCGKSFRTKTNHNVHLITHTKEKPFTCRECKKSFKNKCNLLTHVRSHTGEKPYICLQCGKGFTSDFNLKRHMTIHTAEKPFPCQQCGKSFRIRADLNVHLRIHTGEKPHVCDQCGKSFRTKPKLTVHLSTHTEDKPFTCHECKQSFKTKATLKIHMRIHTRLCFVILVYQYELFTVFTLDMMEVKEESQAEEDEKHQIVKINHNVSQKETLKTEDIKSENSFREDKRPADHKRTHSEEKPFTCQQCGKSFRTKDYLKAHMRIHTGEKPHACHECGKSFTTAGELKIHTRSHTGEKPYTCQQCGKSFSIESYLKIHARIHTGEKPFTCHECEKRFRTKCSLITHMRIHKGEKPYRCPQCGKSFSSKQGLEIHMTVHTGEKPFTCHECEKCFRCKSSLIRHMIIHGEKPYVCFQCEKSYSNKHGLEIHMRIHTGEKPYICSQCEKSFTSKSNLKIHMTVHTEEKPFTCHQCGKSFTMKCDLNEHLRIHTGEKPYVCHECEKSFTFQSVLIRHMKVHSGEKPYACHHCDKSFSDTTQLEMHMRSKKHYIGEKPFICHQCGKSFTVKFNLNRHLRIHTEEKPHVCHQCGKSFRTKCNLNAHLRTHTKEKPFTCHGCKKSFKMKATLKKHARFHTQ, from the exons atgttgatgctggtgaaagaggagcttgagaagatgacagatccacaaccatgcagaataaagcaagaagatactgaggaacaaatag atatgatggaagtgaaagaggagagtcaagctgaagtggatgagaaacatcagattgtaaaaataaatcataatgtttcacagaaagaaactctgaagacagaagacataaagtgtgaaaatagTTTCAGTGAAGATGAACGCCCTGCAGATCACAAGAGGACTCACAGTGAGAAGAAACCTTTCACATGtaaacagtgtggaaagagtttcagaagaAGAGATCACCTTAAAGCACACATGATGATTCACaccgaaaacaagacacacgtgtgtcatcactgtggaaagagttttacaactgCAGGTGAACTTAAGATacacatgaggattcacactggagagaaaccttacacttgtcatcaatgtggaaagagtttcacctCTCAATCAAGCCTTAACCGGCACAGGAAAACTCACAGTGGGCAAAAGCCACACGCGTGCCAACATTGTGACAAGAGTTTCCCAGATACAAGTAAACTTAAGATACACAttagagttcacactggagagaaaccgttcacgtgtcatctgtgtggaaagagttttataaaaaaatgttaccTTAATGTACACCTAAGTagtcacactggagagaaaccatacgTGTGTCAAcattgtggaaagagtttcaggaCAAAAACAAACCATAATGTACATTTAATCACTCACACTAAAGAGAAACCGTTCACATGCCGTGAGTGTAAAAAGAgtttcaaaaataaatgtaacctTTTAACACACGTGAGaagtcacactggagagaaaccttacatatgtcttcagtgtggaaagGGTTTCACCAGTGACTTCAATCTTAAGAGACACATGACAATTCACACTGCAGAAAAACCGTTcccatgtcaacagtgtggaaagagttttagaaTAAGAGCTGACCTTAATGTACACctaagaattcacactggagagaaacctcacgtgtgtgatcagtgtggaaaaAGTTTCAGGACGAAACCAAAACTTACTGTACATTTGAGCACTCACACTGAAGACAAACCATTCACATGCCATGAGTGTAAACAGAGTTTCAAAACAAAAGCTACCCTTAAAATACACATGAGAATCCACACTCGAT tgtgttttgtcattctggtttatcaatatgaactatttactgtcttcactttagatatgatggaagtgaaagaggagagtcaagctgaagaggatgagaaacatcagatcgtaaaaataaaccataatgtttcacagaaagaaactctgaaGACAGAAGACATAAAGAGTGAAAATAGTTTCAGAGAAGATAAACGCCCTGCAGATCACAAGAGGACTCACAGTGAagagaaacctttcacatgccaacagtgtggaaagagttttagaaCAAAAGATTACCTTAAAGCacacatgaggattcacactggagagaaaccacacGCATGCCAtgagtgtggaaagagttttacaactgCAGGTGAACTTAAGATACACACGAGGtctcacaccggagagaaaccttacacttgtcaacagtgtggaaagagtttctctattgaaagttaccttaaaatacacgcaagaattcacacaggagagAAACCGTTCACATGCCATGAGTGTGAAAAGcgtttcagaactaaatgtagCCTTATAacacacatgagaattcacaaaggagagaaaccttacagatgtcctcagtgtggaaagagtttcagtaGTAAACAAGGACTTGAGATTCACATGAcggttcacactggagagaaacctttcacatgCCATGAGTGTGAAAAATGTTTCAGATGTAAGAGTAGCCTTATAAGACACATGATAATTCACGGCGAGAAACCTTACGTGTGttttcagtgtgaaaagagttacAGTAATAAACATGGACTTGAGAttcacatgagaattcacactggagagaaaccttacatatgctctcagtgtgaaaaAAGCTTCACAAGTAAAAGTAATCTTAAGATACACATGACAGTTCACACTGAAGAGAAACCGTTCACATGccatcagtgtggaaagagttttacaatGAAATGTGACCTTAATGAACACctaagaattcacactggagagaaaccatacgTGTGCCAtgagtgtgaaaagagtttcaccTTTCAATCTGTCCTTATCCGGCACATGAAAGTTCACAGTGGGGAAAAGCCATACGCATGCCATCATTGTGACAAGAGTTTCTCTGATACAACTCAACTTGAGATGCACATGAGGTCTAAGAAACATTACATTGGAGAGAAACCGTTCATTTGtcatcagtgtggaaagagttttacagTGAAATTTAACCTTAATAGACACCTGAGAATTCACACCGAAGAGAAACCTCACGTGTGTcatcaatgtggaaagagtttcaggaCAAAATGTAACCTTAATGCACATTTGAGAACTCACACTAAAGAGAAACCGTTCACATGCCATGGGTGTAAAAAGAGTTTCAAAATGAAAGCTACCcttaaaaaacatgcaagatttcacactcaatag
- the LOC141350775 gene encoding uncharacterized protein, with amino-acid sequence MTSQMCFVILVYQYELCTVFILDMMEVKEESQAEEDEKHQIVKINHNVSQKETLKTEDIKCENSFSEDEHPADHKRTHSEEKPFACQQCGKSFRRKVYLKAHMRIHTGEKPHACHECGKSFITAGNLKIHMRTHTGEKPYTCQQCGKSFSVESYLKIHARIHTGEKPFTCHECEKRFRTKCSLITHMRIHKGEKPYRCPQCGKSFSSKQGLEIHMTVHTGEKPFTCHECEKCFRCKSSLIRHMRIHGEKTYVCFQCEKSYSNKHGLEIHMTVHTGEKPYICSQCEKSFTSKVALKTHMTVHTEEKPFTCHQCGKSFTMKCDLNEHLRIHTGEKPYVCHECEKSFTFQSVLIRHMKVHSGEKPHACHHCDKSFPDTTQLEMHMRSEKHYIGEKPFICHQCGKSFTVKFNLNRHLRIHTEEKPHVCHQCGKSFRTKCNLNAHLRTHTKEKPFTCHECKKSFKTKAALKKHARFHTQ; translated from the coding sequence atgacatctcaaatgtgttttgtcatTCTGGTTTATCAATATGAACTATGTACTGTCTtcattttagatatgatggaagtgaaagaggagagtcaagctgaagaggatgagaaacatcagattgtaaaaataaaccataatgtttcacagaaagaaactctgaagacagaagacataaagtgtgaaaatagTTTCAGTGAAGATGAACACCCTGCAGATCACAAGAGGACTCACAGTGAGGAGAAACCTTTcgcatgtcaacagtgtggaaagagtttcagaagaAAAGTTTACCTTAAAGCacacatgaggattcacactggagagaaaccacacGCATGCCAtgagtgtggaaagagttttataaCTGCAGGTAACCTTAAGATACACATGAGGactcacaccggagagaaaccttacacttgtcaacaatgtggaaagagtttctctGTTGAAAGTTACCTTAAAATACACgcaagaattcacactggagagaaaccgttcACATGCCATGAGTGTGAAAAGcgtttcagaactaaatgtagCCTTATAacacacatgagaattcacaaaggagagaaaccttacagatgtcctcagtgtggaaagagtttcagtaGTAAACAAGGACTTGAGATTCACATGACAGTTCACACTGGGGAGAAACCTTTCACATGCCATGAGTGTGAAAAATGTTTCAGATGTAAGAGTAGCCTTATAAGACACATGAGAATTCACGGAGAGAAAACTTACGTGTGttttcagtgtgaaaagagttacAGTAATAAACATGGACTTGAGATTCACATGacagttcacactggagagaaaccttacatatgctctcagtgtgaaaaAAGTTTCACAAGTAAAGTTGCTCTTAAGACACACATGACAGTTCACACTGAAGAGAAACCGTTCACATGccatcagtgtggaaagagttttacaatGAAATGTGACCTTAATGAACACctaagaattcacactggagagaaaccatacgTGTGCCAtgagtgtgaaaagagtttcaccTTTCAATCTGTCCTTATCCGGCACATGAAAGTTCACAGTGGGGAAAAGCCACACGCATGCCATCATTGTGACAAGAGTTTCCCAGATACAACTCAACTTGAGATGCACATGAGGTCTGAGAAACATTACATTGGAGAGAAACCGTTCATTTGtcatcagtgtggaaagagttttacagTGAAATTTAACCTTAATAGACACCTGAGAATTCACACCGAAGAGAAACCTCACGTGTGTcatcaatgtggaaagagtttcaggaCAAAATGTAACCTTAATGCACATTTGAGAACTCACACTAAAGAGAAACCGTTCACATGCCATGAGTGTAAAAAGAGTTTCAAAACAAAAGCTGCCCTTAAAAAACACGCAAgatttcacactcaatag